A single genomic interval of Lucilia cuprina isolate Lc7/37 chromosome 2, ASM2204524v1, whole genome shotgun sequence harbors:
- the LOC111686445 gene encoding mitogen-activated protein kinase p38b, with protein sequence MAKFYKLDINRTEWEIPDTYQQLQSVGSGAYGQVCKAVVRGTTMKVAIKKLARPFQSAVHAKRTYRELRLLKHMDHENVIGLLDVFHPGQPVTSLENFQQVYMVTHLMDADLNNIIRTQKLSDDHVQFLVYQILRGLKYIHSAGIIHRDLKPSNIAVNEDCELRILDFGLARPAESEMTGYVATRWYRAPEIMLNWMHYNQTVDIWSVGCIMAELLTGRTLFPGTDHIHQLNLIMEILGTPPEDFMQKISSDSARNYIRSLPVMQRRNFRDVFRGANPQAIDLLEKMLELDAEQRITAEQALAHPYMDKYHDPTDEQTSPLYDQSFEDMDLPVDKWKELVFNEVLNFKPLPAYADVLKQAQEQPPPSSAVN encoded by the exons ATGGctaaattctataaattagATATAAATCGTACAGAATGGGAAATACCAGATACATACCAACAATTACAATCAGTGGGTAGTGGGGCCTACGGTCAAGTATGCAAAg cTGTTGTACGTGGTACAACTATGAAAGTGGCCATTAAAAAGCTGGCACGACCTTTCCAGTCAGCCGTACATGCAAAAAGGACGTATCGCGAATTGCGTTTGTTGAAACATATGGATCATGAAAATGTCATTGGTCTTTTGGATGTTTTTCATCCTGGACAGCCAGTCACTTCTTTGGAGAATTTCCAACAGGTCTATATGGTCACACATCTAATGGATGCTGatcttaataatattataagGACACAAAAGTTGTCAGACGATCATGTACAGTTTTTGGTCTATCAAATCTTGAGGGGTTTGAAATACATACACAGCGCTGGTATTATACACCGTGATTTGAAGCCTTCAAATATTGCTGTCAATGAAGATTGTGAGTTAAGAATTTTAGATTTTGGTTTGGCCAGACCGGCCGAAAGTGAAATGACTGGTTATGTGGCTACCCGTTGGTATAGGGCACCAGAAATTATGCTGAACTGGATGCACTACAATCAGACTGTAGATATATGGTCGGTGGGTTGCATAATGGCAGAATTGCTTACGGGACGTACTCTATTTCCTGGAACCGATCATATACATCAGCTGAATTTAATTATGGAAATCTTAGGTACCCCACCAGaagattttatgcaaaaaatatcCTCTGACAGTGCACGGAATTATATACGTTCCCTACCTGTCATGCAGCGACGTAATTTCCGTGATGTTTTCCGTGGTGCCAATCCGCAAGCCATTGATTTGTTGGAAAAAATGCTCGAACTCGATGCTGAGCAGCGCATAACTGCCGAACAGGCTTTGGCACATCCCTATATGGATAAATATCATGATCCTACTGATGAACAAACATCGCCTTTGTATGATCAAAGTTTTGAAGATATGGATTTGCCAGTGGATAAATGGAAGGAATTGGTATTCAATGAGGTCTTAAATTTCAAGCCTTTACCAGCCTATGCTGATGTTTTAAAGCAAGCTCAAGAACAACCACCACCATCATCTGcagtaaattag
- the LOC111686451 gene encoding STING ER exit protein, which translates to MPKVVSRSIVCSDSKDQEEYNDETPLNIYYCLCGKLALILDCSIEKLPLRRTDGARVIDGKHHAHKLTYQDGETIYIRRKEKGIEKQYRYNCKSCNLPIYYRHEPKSDITFIIHHALVKTKNDIHLNLESATSTTKKLLPGESEKVMVTRHTKNMGKFSSVTVSTIDEEEDEIEAREIADSYANNARIIEKQLQRKGGKLVDVGAKAKQDEGPPGKKSRGTLLDI; encoded by the exons atgccaAAAGTTGTATCCCGTAGTATAGTTTGTTCAGATTCTAAAGATCAAGAAGAATATAACGATGAAACGCCCTTGAATATTTACTATTGTTTGTGCGGTAAATTGGCATTGATTTTGG ATTGTTCCATAGAAAAATTACCGCTGAGAAGAACAGATGGAGCTCGTGTAATAGATGGAAAACATCATGCCCATAAATTAACTTATCAAGATGGTGAAACTATTTATATACGACGCAAGGAGAAGGGCATTGAAAAACAATATCGTTATAAT TGCAAATCTTGTAATTTACCCATATATTACCGTCACGAACCCAAATCTGATATAACCTTCATAATACATCATGCCTTGGTTAAGACCAAAAATGATATACACTTAAATTTGGAATCTGCAACGTCTACGACCAAAAAACTATTGCCTGGTGAATCGGAAAAGGTTATGGTTACACGTCAcactaaaaatatgggtaaaTTTAGTTCGGTTACTGTTTCTACCATAGACGAAGAAGAGGATGAAATTGAAGCG cgTGAAATTGCCGATAGCTATGCGAATAATGCTCGTATTATTGAAAAGCAATTACAGCGCAAAGGTGGCAAACTGGTAGATGTTGGAGCGAAAGCAAAACAAGATGAGGGACCGCCAGGCAAGAAATCTAGAGGAACTTTGTtggatatttaa